In a single window of the Papaver somniferum cultivar HN1 chromosome 8, ASM357369v1, whole genome shotgun sequence genome:
- the LOC113301757 gene encoding NAC domain-containing protein 35-like, which produces MAISATMNHNDDKDEHDHDMVMPGFRFHPTEEELIEFYLRRKVEGKRFNVDLITFLDLYHHDPWELPALAAIGEKEWFFYVPRDRKYRNGDRPNRVTKSGYWKATGADRMIKTESNRSIGLKKTLVFYSGKAPKGIRTSWIMNEYRLPQHETDRYQNKAEISLCRVYKRAGVDITPSSSRGIMPQEKKQRNMINQSTSNNKVQRPPQAPMELEKPHELDAGSSSGATSTDTWTALGLANHTPNYTKISPVTSSILMPSPPASTEEDETLMHHPKQTGGSALFQHDSTSLFMGSSSLPVNPVDDLHRIVNYQQAYTSYHHQHQHEQHEQHQHSTSFLQPLPQSHEQPQSTLGLGIISNSVPTFQDKLWEWSLIPEANRDYSSSSTSHFQ; this is translated from the exons ATGGCAATTTCAGCAACCATGAATCACAACGATGACAAAGATGAACACGATCACGACATGGTTATGCCTGGTTTTAGGTTTCACCCGACTGAGGAAGAACTCATCGAATTCTATCTTCGTCGAAAAGTTGAAGGGAAACGCTTTAATGTCGATCTTATAACCTTTCTGGATCTTTATCATCATGACCCTTGGGAACTTCCag CGCTAGCAGCAATTGGTGAAAAGGAATGGTTTTTCTATGTGCCTAGAGATCGAAAGTATCGGAACGGTGATAGACCCAATCGTGTAACCAAATCTGGATACTGGAAAGCTACTGGTGCCGATCGAATGATTAAAACTGAAAGTAATAGATCAATTGGGCTTAAGAAGACATTAGTCTTCTACTCTGGTAAGGCACCTAAAGGTATAAGAACTAGTTGGATCATGAACGAGTATCGGTTGCCACAACACGAGACTGATCGATACCAAAATAAG GCGGAAATTTCACTTTGTCGAGTATACAAGAGAGCCGGAGTAGATATCACCCCCTCCTCATCAAGAGGAATCATGCCACAAGAGAAAAAACAACGCAACATGATTAATCAATCCACGTCAAACAACAAAGTCCAACGTCCACCACAGGCACCAATGGAGCTAGAAAAACCACATGAACTTGATGCGGGAAGCAGCAGTGGCGCCACCAGTACTGACACTTGGACAGCTTTAGGGTTAGCTAACCATACACCTAATTACACCAAAATATCTCCAGTAACCTCCTCCATATTAATGCCGTCACCACCGGCGTCAACCGAAGAAGACGAAACACTTATGCATCATCCCAAGCAAACGGGTGGTTCAGCTCTGTTCCAACATGATAGTACTAGTCTCTTTATGGGTTCTTCTTCATTGCCGGTAAATCCAGTCGATGATCTCCATAGGATAGTAAACTACCAACAAGCTTACACATCCTATCACCATCAACATCAACATGAGCAGCATGAGCAACATCAACATTCGACTTCATTTCTGCAGCCGTTACCACAATCTCATGAACAACCACAGTCAACACTAGGACTCGGCATAATATCGAATTCAGTGCCGACATTCCAGGACAAGCTTTGGGAATGGAGTCTAATCCCAGAGGCAAATAGAGACTACAGTAGTAGTAGTACTAGTCATTTCCAGTAA